The genomic window AATTCAGTATTGCTTGCAAGCTGATTAACTTGAAGTTGCGTGGTTTCGAAATCCCAAGTGCACTCCCACCAACTCTGATACGAAGTTTGAAATCTGTATCCAATGGTAAGTACTCTATTCCTATCTAGGCTAAGCGGTaagtcgataaaaaattttctatatttcacaaaaattgtaTATCTTCATCATGGTAATCAGTGGGAGATCACTGTATTCGAAATACACAAGCCACGAGGAGAAAAGTAACTGTATTTGTCACTTGCGTATGTTCTTTCACAATTGCTAAGTAAGAACATTTGCAAGTTGGGAATATTTCACAATGATTAATCGACGTTGGAGTTGAGCATACTGTGAACTACGACATAGACTAAATCTCTTGTAGCAATAAAAAGACAGGTATAATCTGCATGAAAATTCCTCCAAATGATAACTGCAAAGTTTTCTCTACGCACGTATCACATGCAGCTCGGTGACtgggtgaaattttcaaagcaaTTATTAACTCGATCTTAACTTATACACTAACAAATTATTTGCTCTCTTCCAACTATGCGTCATACTAAATGCTTTAATGATAATGTGCACTGCTTGGTAAAGATGGGAACGTCGTTAACCTATTGAATGGTGGTAACATGAATGGGATTACACCAGCACAGCCTATGGGAATGAATTTTGTGCCTGGAAGTATATCGCAGAATCTCGTAGGCTTAAATGGATCTGCTTCACAACCAATGCGGCCACTTCCACCCATGTCAATGTCAACGGGTAAGTTTATTGAGGTTTTAATCCATTAGTCTGGGCTACAATGTTTAGGCAATCAATTGAGCAAAATCTTTCCAAGATGTGAGAGGCGAGTCCCATTTtttgaagttgaaaatatCGAGATTTGTGTTGTCTGATTTGTGAATTAAGTTTTTTCATggttaaatacattttttattggtAACTTCAATGTGAGCCAAATAAAAATAGCAGGAAGTGTGTGAATTCTtctaaattcaataaaatatataatttccttatccatatttacaattttgtgcattgtttgttaaaaattacgtacgattttcaaattcaggagaaaattttcagtgtTTTTACACAGTTGAATATCATTTTGAGGCTGATATGGACTAATATGCCACACACGTCGTTCTCGAGTCAATTTACCTCACACACATCTGCACGACAAACAGAATCTCTGTTATAACGCAGCTTTTGCTGAGAATGTTAGAGCGAATGACTCTTAGAGTATTTATTAGAGTATTTAAACTAGACAACGAAACTTTAAAATCATCtgaaaattaacaatcaaCTTATATTAAACTGTACGCTCTGATCACAACAATTTAACCCCAAAATTGTTGTGTTCGAGTACCAGGCCTGATATCAAATTTGCATCAATATTCTGTTAGAGTTAGATATTAGTGCGAGAGGTTTTAGAAGTACTGTTACACTAATTAGCGGCACCTGtatgttatattatatgttaCACCTTGTAGCCTCACATCAGAATAAACAGTGCGTGGCTCCCAGTACACACATGGTTCATAATTACGCATCATCAAAGCCCCCTGCTCGACCTGCACCCCCCTCCATGGGTATGTTGTACGCCTGATTCCATTAAAGAATGTAGGAATGTGTTggtcaaaattcatcaacaTGAGTTGCCTGTACAATGCttgccaaaaattttcaaatacaatttttcatcattaatATGAACTTTGGAAAAGTTGGAAATAAGTATTCTTTCTTTTGTAGATTTCTTTTGGTCAACACTTGAGGTATCTTTCAGTACTTGACCTTCACATTTTCATATTCGCTGGGATTAACTCAACTAACAGAAATTCGTGTTTTATCATAATATAAAGTTTGTTGTAAAAAGTGTTTTGTACTGTccataaaattgtacaaaagaATTATGGTACATACTCTGAAAATTCCTTATGGAATAGCAGATAAAAATTAAAgctgcgacaaaaaaaaacttattgtTCAGCACAAAGTTTCAAAGTGTTCGTAAATCGatctgtaaaaataattaatgtttAATCTAGCATTTTTCACAAAACGATTGTCTtgcacatttttcaaattcccaTTTTATGCTATGTGTGTGTTATTAGTGTTTTGTCCTGTTATTTTCTGCAACTTGTTAATTACTTTTATTACACTTTCATAAACAGTAGGAACACTTCTTGATTTATCTTTCGATTCTTCACCACCAGTGGTACCCGTCAGATCtgcaaatttcatttcctcgGGTATGTTTCTTCGACAAATGCCTGCTTTGGATTTCATGATTTTGTTTGATTCATGTGTTTTTTCCTCAAAGTTTTTGCTTGCCAGGTAATGTCAATGTGTTTTTCCCTGGCTTGTCTGTGTTTccagtatttttttaaacatgcTCATTGCGTATTTGCATCCATTTACACTTGAAATAGCTCATTTGTGTTTCtttatatgaaattttcatactaCTTATTGATACTACCACAACTTGGTCACAGTACATCGATATTTTCAGACTTGCATATGctgtggaaaaataatttacaatcatATTCTCATATGCAATTATTCAATGTTTTATGTTGGCAcgcaatattgtaaaaatttgtaattgaacTGTATTGCAATGTGATGTGAACCTTCGAAGCTTTACTTTCAATGAGTTTTTACTTCACTAATGatcaaaatttcagaatatCTTTAAATACTTATTACGTATGAACTTCTATTTGTCTTTTCGTCTCATCTTTTTCATGTCCTTCTATCACGTTGTTTCTGCTGCACTAAGGAACCACTAACTCTGCTTCAGCTCCTGGTCCACCACAAAGACCTGCGCCACCGTCATCGATTGGTATGTCGGGAACTCATTTCGGGAATTATGTAaagaatatgtatattatatccCTACGTACATTTTGTTTAACGATTTTCTAATTACATTACGGACTGTATGTCTCAAACATCTGAAGATGGAAAcggaagaaattttcttttacagcAATAGCTCTTTTGTAAACTTTTAGTTGAGAAATTTTGTGTTAAATGCAATCATTTCAATATGGTAACTCTATTTTTGCCCATATATACCATAATTTTTCAGCTAGTGCTCCTTACATGGTGTAAAACTTGCTATTACATAAATTCAACAACTAGTTATAACAGCCAGTCAagagtattattatttttaaattgtaaatttcagtgaaattaTACATTTCATTAAGAGCCGTATCATTGAGtgatattattgtttttgtaaTCCAGTCATACGTCTGTTTACGGACACTCACAGATGCTATCACCAATGCGGACTACTAAAGATAAAATGCTAACATTGTGCTTTGCAACGCTTTTGTGATTAGTGCACCacacatacctatgtatatatgtggATATTTTTTGACCTCAGTGATCTGTGTGACGATGTTAAAACACCTGTACTTTCTGTCAAACCACCATTTactatttggaaattttttcacatgttacgaaattcgaaattattcaaatatgcAACGcactagaaaaatttcactttccaAAATTCGATTATTACTACgacaaataattgtaatatcaGTCAATATTTACAGGTACAGTACCATTGATTGGTGGCCCCCCACCAAAACCAGCCCCTCCATCATTTCCAAATAGTCCGGTCAACATGGGTATGTCACCAGTTAAAATGCAGCCGTCCGCGGGATCCATTATTCCTCCTATCCAACCAGTACAGCCTATGACTGCGTCTGCACCGATGGGTAAATATAATCGTGCATCTtatgaaatatgtaaaatcACTACAGTCCGGTTGATCAGCGTTATTTCGCTGGTGAACTTGAGCACAGCGTTCAGTCTACACACAGTTCTTATCCTCacaacatgttttttttattacagactTGTTCGAGTTTGATTTCTCTGAAGGTATTTAAACTAGATAgagaaattatacaatttctgCCTTGAAGATCCATTACTTTGTGTTACCaaaaacttgattttctcACATTAATTTCTTACAAATTTTAGCCAAATCATTGCTAATTCTACTATATTAGTTTTGCCATTGTTTAACTCACCAGTTTACATACCATCCCTTTGTAGCGAATTACGTGTactggaatttttttgaccAGCTTTCTGTAACTTTGACacttgaatgttttttttttatttcaaaatatcgTATATTGTTGAATAAATCAGTAAGTGTCACGCAGGTTTTGAGGATAAAATCCAACACCTTCATGCTATATTCATGTCATATTTTTACAACACaaatatcaaatttaaaaacccAGAATTAAGAACCATGAATTACGAATGCTTCTGTGAAATAGACTCAGCAGAAATTAAATACAAGCTCAATTGATAACTTATTAGACATTTGTTTCCcgttgacgaaaaaatttataaacacaATTTTCATTACGTGGAATGTTAAATATAATCAGTGAAATATGTTCACCCTGAGAAAGAGTTGGTATTTTTACGCAGCTTTATCAAAAGTCACCGTTTTCATTTGCAattttaataacttttttccaaTCATTGTCATCGTTTCTATGTATAATCCATATTACCAAATTCAAATTGAGTAAGTAATAACTGTATCAACACAGGTATGCCGTCCGTTGCGCCGATTGCACCTGTCAATATGAATCCTGCTCCAATTGCAGCTTTTGGAATGAGCAGTGTGATGGCAATACAACCGGCAATGATACCTCCTATGTCTGCCCCAACGATGGCACCTATTGCATCTGTTGCACCTATGGCTTCAGGTAAAGTACTGAAAtggttttttcattacaatcgGAACTAATTCCTCAATTTGGACAATGACCGAGTTGCCGCAATCCATTCAAGACCTATTTAAGTTCTCGCATTAATCATAGAAAGTGAAATTAAAGttcattttactttttaacAGGCATCCCAATATCCGCTCCAATCAGCAGCATTCCTTTAGCACCAGTGCATCAAATAATGGGGAATCCTGCAGTTGCCCCCATAGTCCCACCGTCGGTTAATGGAAATCCAACGCCTGTTTCTACAAATTCTCCACTCAGTACAACGGCTAGACCTCCAAGCATAGACAGAGTTGGTTCGCTTGATTCTCAGCATAGCCAGCATTCCGCAGGCTCGCCACAGGTCGAGTGGGCAGTACCTCATCAAACAAAATTGAAGTACACGCAACTATTCAACACTTGGGATCGTACCAGATCTGGATTCCTCTCGGGACCACAAGCTAGAAATATTATGGTTCAAACGCAGTTGCCTCAGGGCATCCTAGCCCAAGTATGGTAAGTGAAGATACTGTGATAATTAGAACACTCTAATCTCGATATTCATATCTGATATTTTCTGCTCAGGGCTTTGGCTGATATGGATGTTGATGGCCGATTGGGTTGCGACGAATTTGTCCTAGCCATGCACTTATGTGATATGGCTAAGgctggtgaaaaaattcccacAGTTTTACCAATTGAACTCATTCCTCCTACATTCAGACGTCAACGACAAGGTAGCGTTACGTCCCAGGGAACGTCGGAGAACATTGATCCATCTGCTGGCATGCCACAGGTTAGTTGACAATTTGCCATTTGTATTTACTTTAAACTCTAGGCTTATATAACTTGATATTCAGTTATCAGATACTGAGATTCAAAATCTAACGCAGTATAGCGCCGATGTCTTAGTTATTACCAAAATTAAACatctttgtgaaaaaaatgtgttttcgTAATTACAGACGTCTTTCGAaaacaagagaaaagaaaactttgaaaaggGGCAGGCTGAGTTAGAGCGTAGGCGCAAAGCACTTTTAGAGATACAACGAAAGGAACAAGAAGAACGTGATCGTAAGGAAAGAGAAGAGGCTGAAAAGCAAGAGAAAATAAGGTTTGATTGAAACAATAGCTTTATTATTGGCAATTGCAATTGAtgctatttttataatattttcacatagGTTGGAACAGGAAAGGAGACGACAggcagaaattgaaaaacaaatgcTTCGGCAGAAGGAAATTGAACAAGAGAAGGAAGAGCAAAGAAAACGGGCACAAGAGCAACGGGAGGCTGCAAGAAAGTAAGATATCGTTCTGATAACACTTGAGTTTATTCCTATTCTTTGCAACttattttctctaaattttgACCTGTTGAATCACAGAGAAATGGAGAGACAGCGACAATTAGAATGGGAGAAGCAAAAATCTCAAGAACTTCAGGCACAAAGGCAGAAGGAACAGGACGTACTTCTTAAACTCAAGGCCAAGAATCAAGGACTTGCTATCGAATTAGGAAGTCTGGTAAATTAGCAGCATTTGTTAATTGAAGTATAAAATTTACCGAACCAATCGTCAGTGTTACGGGTTACAAAAATAACTATCGTATTGCAgaatgaaaaagtgaaagagcTTTCACAGAAAATATGTGATACTCGCGTGGGAGTTTCTGGTGTGAAAACTACGATCGACGGTATGCGTTCAACGCGTGATTCTCAACTTCAAGAGATGTCAGcgctgaaaaataaattacggGAGCAAAATCAAAGACTGCTTTCGCTGAGTCAGGAAAAAGCAAGAATTGAAGCTAAGAATAAGTTGAACAATGCTCAAGATGTTGCTGGGCAGGAGGCAGTAAAGATGGCTTTTGCTAGTAAACAAATAACGTTGAAACAAATGAAAGATAAAATTGCGGACTTACAGCAACAGGTGCTACACCAATTTTATGAGATTAACACACaagtacgaaaaatttttgcgatgtGAAATTACATGACTATTTCTCGtggtttcatttattttcagatAAACGATAAGATGACAGATATTGAAAACAACAACAGCCAACTTGATGACATAAAGAAGCAAATGAAAAACCTTCTTACCGAATGTGCGCAGCTCTATAAATCATTTgaagacaaaaaaacaaaagttacCGATTTGCGAGCTGGCAGTGGCAATGCAGATTTTACCACTTCTGCCTGGGGAGATAGCGCCTGGGGTGATACTGGAACTGTAAATACAGACTCGTGGCCAGTGGACATTGCTTCAGTGACACATGCAACGATTACTGGAGATAATACTGGCGCTGTGAAATACAGAGCTTTATATGAATTTGTGGCAAGAAATCAAGACGAGATATCTTTCCAGCCCGGTGATATAATCCTAGTAAGTCGTCTCTGATTTAATACGAAAAcaggaatttaaatttcgcatttcgagtttttttcttacgattaataaataattaatggtTGATGTGGCTAAAAATTTAATCAGTTTAGGAAAAAGTGATGATCTTTGCATTTGATGTTGAGTTAAATTATATCAAGTCAGACAATATGTATTTACAGGTGCCACCAGTCCAAAATGCCGAGCCCGGCTGGATGGCTGGTGAAATACGTGGCCACACAGGTTGGTTTCCAGAATCTTATGTCGAACCAGTGGAAGTTGATGCTGTGATTACCAGTGGCAATGCTTTCATCCAACAAGACAGTGTTGAGAAGCGAACCTTGGAgtgagtttgaaaatatttactccGATTAACGTGAGATTAAAGGTTGAGGATAGAAAGTAGGGGTTAATAAaaagataatttttctctttgagaactgtacaattttttattttctgcaaGCTTGAAATGTATCTGTAGTGATGTTTCAAACCTTTAATTGAATTTGACATATCAACAGAGGTATTGCCGAAGTTCCTGAAAATGTATCGGACGCTGGCTCACTTGGTGGTGAAGGTCCAGCTGTCGAGGCAGTTATTCCAACTTTAGGCTTAGGCTCAGTTTGCAACTTGCAAGCTATTGCTTTGTACCAATATCGCCCGACAGTTCAGCAACATCTCTCTTTCAATAAAGGAGATACGATCAATGTCACAGAGCAGCAGGTTTGTGTTTtctgattgaaaatgaatacaCTCCTCACAACTgctgaattcaattttttttttaaggatgATTGGTGGTACGGTGAATTTAATGGTACAGAAGGTTGGTTCCCAAAGTCTTATATTAAAACAACCACACCTGTCCGAACTGAGGCATCATCGCCAACTGGTATTCCTACTGAATATTACATCGCGCTGTATCCATATGCTTCAAACGAAACTGGAGATCTAAGCTTTAATCAAGGCGAAGTGATGAtggtaacaaaaaaagaaggagaCTGGTGGACAGGCGTTATAGGAGATCGTACCggaatttttccatcaaattATGTTGAAAAGTGCGACAACCCCGATCAGGTATGATTCACTTGAATTTGTTACTATGTTCTATTTCATGACTTTTCTCGTTTATTCTGTTTAACtactaaattttcatttacataaTCACCCCGTttcgatttgaataaaacgagtttgtttttgtttaataGTTTGTAAAGTGAACATAATTTAAGCGAGTTTTTTGTCGTGAAACTGTTCAATAACTTTAGAATAGGGTTGATAATTGCGTGATTCTAACCACGTGTATATGATAGGTTGTCATTGTGCCTGATAATACTTCTGAAGTAGTATCAGCTGTTCCGGCCCCTGAATCGACTCCGGTACCAGATGtgcaagaaaaaatttcggaaCCACCTACTGCTGTTACTTCAGCTCAAGGAACACCGGTActgatttcataaaaatccTATTCACTGTTAACAGCTTAAAAGTATAACTGTAAAAGAAgtcaaaagtttaaaaattaagtGATAGCATTTGTGGCATATCTTATATCATCATTCCTTAATTTTATTCgtccataaaaaaaagtcagtttttcaaatgacaATTGAATGAAGTTGCAGAGTTTGAAAACTTCGTAGTTGTAACGTGTTTAGACAAATAACTCATAAAGCTTTTCATATTTGTTTCCAAGGATTCATGTATAAATTCAACTAATGCTATTATTGCTAGTAACTGGTATAATATCCCTGCTACATATGTTTTATACATTGTCcatgaaaacttttttaatccAAGGACATATGtagtgtatttttttaaatgctttCCATTTCTAACACCTTTCGTGAAACTCACTGTAAGCTAAAATTTGATGAAtagcatttttcttttattactaACACAGTACCCGAAAcctattgaaatttttataaaaataaaccacTTCGCGTATCATATGCATAAGCTACCATTGTTGAGTGCATGTGTGGGTTTAGCTACAGGAAAAAACGAAGGAACAGCTTGAAGACGAGAGAGCTGAGGCGGAAGACAGAGCAGAGTTACCAGATTTTGCTGCTATGTCGGCGCAACAGGTAATGTTGAATTCAGAATAAAGGTTCTAAAAATACTGTGATGGTTTCTTGAAGAATTTAATTAATGCCCTGAATTCAGGGATTTTCAGTGATTCCCTGCACAGACCAAATATAAAGATActtaacaaaatttcaagaacAACATAAAACAATGCACAAAAACAACACACGAATgggtatttttatttgttatcaaATGTTTTAATGTTAATACAATATTCGATCGATCAATCTTCTTACATTGAGCTAAATAATCCTCAATCGAGAAATTTATTCTACTCATTTGATAAACGACAGCTAGGTACACTAATGCTAATAATCATTACCACATACGATATACACGAAATAACATGTTTCATATCTTTTAAGACACAcatataactttttttttgtagaattaACATATGTTCCgttgttgtgttttttttgttatgtGTTGTATGATGGATTCGTGATACTTGTATACAGTCCGAGGACCTTGGGAGCGACACTGACTCTAAGGTACAATACTTACACTGCACATCATACctaatattttgtttcaatgaCAAGCATCAATTTGTATAGAGTTGACTACTAAATTTTACACCATATGCTTGCAGAATTTGAGGAATACGTATACGATTCAAGTTCATAGCCAGATTGCGAAGCAGCTAGCATATCTTTGgcgaatttttagaattttaacAATTCTCTCaatctctttatttttttatttgatactGAAAATCAGCCCTGTTGACGATTTATTACTTGCAAATGGATGGCTGTTAATCATACTCTAAACATTAATTGTATGCATGGATCAATGGTGAATGATTTCGAATTATTGCACTTGCACATTGACACGCTACATTCCACATAATAATGTATCTTAACACAcaatttggaaaaaagtttcgattGAAGTTCCAGTGTAACATGAATGTTTCGAAACCGGGTTTTACGAAGTACAATTAATAAATCACTCGGAGCATATTCACACcaatatatttacacatgtctatgcaaatattttcaacattcacatgaataatacaatttcagggcaaaataatttattcgtttcCCCTTTCATACATGCAACAGGTGTTATGAAGTGAAAATGTTTCACTAAGTGTTTCTTTGATATGAACTTTGATATTATGTGTTATTTAAAATGGATGTTTCGTCCCAAGAATGCCAGGCTACAGCCACTACAGGAAAAACTACATACGTAGAAttgtgaataattaattattttatttgctaaagagtgaaattattttaaatactAGACGTCAAGTAAGAATTATATGAGAATTCATATTCAcgagtatttatttatttttttttttcttgatataACTGCAATGGATTTCTCTTGATAAGCTCAAACCAGAACTTTTCTGAATTTATGGAAAATAAGGTCACTAAATTACCGATATtctcaaaacaaaattttttactaacAACTTATCGATTTGCAACAATAATTCTTGTGGTGGCCTGATGAAGTACTAATATGTATGGCTGTGCTTGCTTCTTTTggatgctgctgctgatgcttAGCCATCCACGCCGCAGTACCCCAAGGTATTTTGGTCCATCCACCATTGTTCCTATCCACATGGTTTGCTTATTTTATATCTTTGCAATGATCGTTTGCCTTATCCAAATATTCTTCACTTGCTTTtgccaattatttttcacaaaccTATGTATTTTGCATTAGTTGATGTCACCGtaaatttactattttttgtAATGTATGATTGGTCATTAtcagaataattttaattgtttattgaACGTAGTGAAATTTTTGGTAAGTATGTtctataaattaaatttcattcttatttttattgttacgAATGACAATTTGGCGATTTCGTTTATGACACTGCAAGTTGATCTCACAAGATTCAATATTGTTTGATACTCTTCACTACCTTAATATGCAGGCATCTCTTCAGTTTTGTTCTATGAAGTTCTTAAGTCTTGTTGTCAAACATTGAAAATCACCACATCAGGATGAAACTTAATTTCAAGCACCTGAGGTCGATATTTTTCTAGCAATATCCGCACGATTCATGCTTTCTAATACTGTATGAAACACCCATACTTTAAGCTGAATCAAAGTAACGTTTAATTGTCTTCAGGCAAGAGGtaaaaaacctgaaattgGACAAGTCATCGCTCCATACCACGCGACTAGTCCGGAGCAATTGAATCTCCATAGAGGACAACTCATCATGATCAGGAAAAAGACGGAAACTGGTTGGTGGGAAGGAGAGTTACAGGTAAAAGTTTTACTAAATTATTAGTTATAATACGAAATAGAAGGTGTtcctcaaaatttttacaaattcatgTTATCTGACAAATAGTCTAATTTCTCATATTTATATTTGCCCCAGGCTCGTGGCCAAAAACGACAAATCGGTTGGTTTCCTGCATCTTATGTCAAGTTATTGGGAAGTAACAGTAATCGCAGCACACCAGTTTCCCATAGATATCAAGACTCGCCCACTGATCCCAATGTTGGTAAGTGTACTACTCTTATCATCTGATGGACGGAAAGCAAACAGTACTTTTCTGAATGTCATTCTAAAAGTataatgaatttcattatGCCAGAGGATTTAGTAGTAGTAAAATACGACGAATTTTGCATAGTGACTGGTGCTTGGCGGTAAACTATGGATTCATAATTTGAAATAGGTGTTTGTGCAGCTTGAAGTGCCTTACGAACTTATTGTTTTTATGTTTCTAGAGCGGGTGATGGCTTTATACCCATATCAAGCGCTAAATGAGGATGAGTTGAATTTCGAGAAAGGAGACGTTATAACTGTTCTTGCTAAAGAGGATGCCTCGTGGTGGAGGGGCGAGATGAACGGAGTATCAGGAGTATTTCCTAGCAACTATGTTTCTCCGATGTGTAAGTAAATTTATCCTCGATATTGACGACAGTTCATTTATAGCATGTGTTACACTTTCCTCTTGTAACCGGCGTCAACTTTTACATTCACTTGTGTACAAATTTGTACATTTGTAATACCATAGATCTGTAAATCGTATTTAGGAACGTATATTGTAGGTAGTTGCTGCTCTGACATGCATTTTCTCTAATATGACCTATAACAAACCTATGATTAGCATACTTTTCAACTGCAGTAAAGCACGTTCCTCACACTCTCTATTGTtgaaatatatgaatataagTTTCCTGGAAACGCATCCTTTTCTTCGTGTCACGACCTCACGACCTTATTCAATTAGATGCTCGATAATTGAATGATTATGTAAAACTTGGACACACTACTCTTTCACAGTTTTTATGTATCTGAATCAATGTTGCATTTTGAGGTTCTACAATAAATGAGAAACTTGTTatacagtgaaaaaaaattttagatttaCCAAATCATTGACATCAGTGATATATTTAACTTAAGAACAGAAACCGGAAATGTATATGAAAGAATATGGCTTACGTATATCTGTTTTGTAGGAACGGCTGGTGCATACTGTCTCCAACCATCGTTGATCAATCGCTAGTGTATGTCTGCTAAACGCTCGGCAGGGACCCACTGCGGCACC from Neodiprion lecontei isolate iyNeoLeco1 chromosome 1, iyNeoLeco1.1, whole genome shotgun sequence includes these protein-coding regions:
- the LOC107227640 gene encoding intersectin-1 isoform X16; the protein is MEPLTLLQLLVHHKDLRHRHRLSIFTGTVPLIGGPPPKPAPPSFPNSPVNMGMSPVKMQPSAGSIIPPIQPVQPMTASAPMDLFEFDFSEGMPSVAPIAPVNMNPAPIAAFGMSSVMAIQPAMIPPMSAPTMAPIASVAPMASGIPISAPISSIPLAPVHQIMGNPAVAPIVPPSVNGNPTPVSTNSPLSTTARPPSIDRVGSLDSQHSQHSAGSPQVEWAVPHQTKLKYTQLFNTWDRTRSGFLSGPQARNIMVQTQLPQGILAQVWALADMDVDGRLGCDEFVLAMHLCDMAKAGEKIPTVLPIELIPPTFRRQRQGSVTSQGTSENIDPSAGMPQTSFENKRKENFEKGQAELERRRKALLEIQRKEQEERDRKEREEAEKQEKIRLEQERRRQAEIEKQMLRQKEIEQEKEEQRKRAQEQREAARKEMERQRQLEWEKQKSQELQAQRQKEQDVLLKLKAKNQGLAIELGSLNEKVKELSQKICDTRVGVSGVKTTIDGMRSTRDSQLQEMSALKNKLREQNQRLLSLSQEKARIEAKNKLNNAQDVAGQEAVKMAFASKQITLKQMKDKIADLQQQINDKMTDIENNNSQLDDIKKQMKNLLTECAQLYKSFEDKKTKVTDLRAGSGNADFTTSAWGDSAWGDTGTVNTDSWPVDIASVTHATITGDNTGAVKYRALYEFVARNQDEISFQPGDIILVPPVQNAEPGWMAGEIRGHTGWFPESYVEPVEVDAVITSGNAFIQQDSVEKRTLEGIAEVPENVSDAGSLGGEGPAVEAVIPTLGLGSVCNLQAIALYQYRPTVQQHLSFNKGDTINVTEQQDDWWYGEFNGTEGWFPKSYIKTTTPVRTEASSPTGIPTEYYIALYPYASNETGDLSFNQGEVMMVTKKEGDWWTGVIGDRTGIFPSNYVEKCDNPDQVVIVPDNTSEVVSAVPAPESTPVPDVQEKISEPPTAVTSAQGTPLQEKTKEQLEDERAEAEDRAELPDFAAMSAQQSEDLGSDTDSKPSTPQYPKARGKKPEIGQVIAPYHATSPEQLNLHRGQLIMIRKKTETGWWEGELQARGQKRQIGWFPASYVKLLGSNSNRSTPVSHRYQDSPTDPNVERVMALYPYQALNEDELNFEKGDVITVLAKEDASWWRGEMNGVSGVFPSNYVSPMSSDLIRDVMFGLLNDTERKRQEHIKELIATEQAYIEDMTLVHEVFEKPLLQSMVLTVNEVDKIFVNWRDIIVCNDNFLRTLRIRRDNSDGGVIRMIGDILCENIPRMSAYVRFCSCQLSAATYLQQLTEKSPEFVQVAAMCQQDPRTKGMPLSSFLIKPMQRITKYPLIINKILEYTPVLHPDRQYLLEALARAEEFCTQVNEGVREKENSDRLEWLQQHVTCDGLEEQLIFNSLTNSLGPRKFLHHGILHKAKSGKELVGFLMNDFILFAQPTKSLPSGQQFSFERNANQKFKLYRKPTFLNELVILTVPELNGNDTSDHSRTIRLWDSKKTITLLAPSASECSLWLKRITEASRVYLENEKTQLQRQRSKQAQFAACGRILVTVLEGSSIKALSVRRRPPKGRLRLVVREAEDLCPTKPGKYNTFCKVSMGSQEERTQVVSGTNCPLWDKSMQFQVKDLHADTLCITVFDKGYYSPDEFRGRAEVRVSDIMRDSIDSCGPIQKRIKLHEVESGEVVLKLDLRLFNRLA